Proteins found in one Channa argus isolate prfri chromosome 7, Channa argus male v1.0, whole genome shotgun sequence genomic segment:
- the LOC137130550 gene encoding uncharacterized protein C1orf232 isoform X2, with translation MNPMWKVYKSKVLKTINPEYEEETAEEPTDVENQTSPVQEDEGPNAVSQLAKKMHGAGAKSWNRLSALFNKEDEHQLLEETESPPVADHPLAAKPEEPPRPTRRAGFWDSFAANWAVKKQAEAAAAAAAAAANEATAEQGEEEVTEAGGDQDGQITGGEEGEGGGGQSNNSFSKYVSLGGGSSEDASFKWNFVTNKLAELKTKSMTKTN, from the exons ATGAATCCTATGTGGAAGGTTTATAAGAGCAAAGTGCTGAAGACCATTAACCCAGAGTATGAGGAGGAAACTGCTGAAGAG cccaCAGATGTGGAGAACCAAACCAGTCCAGTTCAGGAGGATGAAGGTCCCAACGCTGTCTCACAGCTGGCAAAGAAA ATGCACGGGGCTGGGGCTAAAAGCTGGAACAGACTATCAGCTCTCTTCAACAAAGAAGATGAACACCAGCTCCTAGAAGAAACTGAGAGCCCACCGGTAGCTGATCA TCCACTTGCAGCAAAGCCAGAGGAGCCTCCTCGACCCACCCGGCGCGCAGGATTCTGGGATAGTTTTGCGGCCAACTGGGCCGTCAAGAAGCAGGCAGAAGCTGCAGCCGcagccgctgctgctgctgcgaaCGAGGCGACGGCAGAGCAGGGTGAGGAGGAGGTGACAGAGGCTGGAGGGGACCAGGATGGTCAGATAACTGGGGGAGAGGAAGGTGAAGGAGGTGGAGGACAGAGCAACAACAGCTTCTCCAAATACGTCTCACTGGGGGGAGGCAGCAGCGAGGACGCATCCTTCAAGTGGAACTTTGTCACCAACAAACTGGCAGAGTTGAAGACCAAGAGCATGACTAAGACCAACTAG
- the LOC137130550 gene encoding uncharacterized protein C1orf232 isoform X1, translated as MTTSNSGHVLKPAQHTQDSLLSKRKTFVPTDVENQTSPVQEDEGPNAVSQLAKKMHGAGAKSWNRLSALFNKEDEHQLLEETESPPVADHPLAAKPEEPPRPTRRAGFWDSFAANWAVKKQAEAAAAAAAAAANEATAEQGEEEVTEAGGDQDGQITGGEEGEGGGGQSNNSFSKYVSLGGGSSEDASFKWNFVTNKLAELKTKSMTKTN; from the exons ATGACGACTTCAAACAGTGGTCATGTCCTCAAGCCAGCACAGCACACTCAGGACTCACTTTTGAGCAAGAGGAAAACATTTGTT cccaCAGATGTGGAGAACCAAACCAGTCCAGTTCAGGAGGATGAAGGTCCCAACGCTGTCTCACAGCTGGCAAAGAAA ATGCACGGGGCTGGGGCTAAAAGCTGGAACAGACTATCAGCTCTCTTCAACAAAGAAGATGAACACCAGCTCCTAGAAGAAACTGAGAGCCCACCGGTAGCTGATCA TCCACTTGCAGCAAAGCCAGAGGAGCCTCCTCGACCCACCCGGCGCGCAGGATTCTGGGATAGTTTTGCGGCCAACTGGGCCGTCAAGAAGCAGGCAGAAGCTGCAGCCGcagccgctgctgctgctgcgaaCGAGGCGACGGCAGAGCAGGGTGAGGAGGAGGTGACAGAGGCTGGAGGGGACCAGGATGGTCAGATAACTGGGGGAGAGGAAGGTGAAGGAGGTGGAGGACAGAGCAACAACAGCTTCTCCAAATACGTCTCACTGGGGGGAGGCAGCAGCGAGGACGCATCCTTCAAGTGGAACTTTGTCACCAACAAACTGGCAGAGTTGAAGACCAAGAGCATGACTAAGACCAACTAG